Proteins co-encoded in one Pseudochaenichthys georgianus chromosome 22, fPseGeo1.2, whole genome shotgun sequence genomic window:
- the ganc gene encoding neutral alpha-glucosidase C — protein MAEVSQPIVSVIPDDEGKEKFKKSGDVAFYRRQMEGPNLQHRALLDTLVLTETGARFELLEPDTQSKLLLSVSPCKNDTVRILIDEMEPIKARYRVPDVITGELQCEHIDEWLDMDTDHKTNERFAAVSTDELSALEKSRNEKSTLASTTWAVKCLKAFLKSQEKMVDFGTVSKPELNSLLRQFYGSAGEIPSLRRRRREPQTNVHWLSESGLIDCLVLLGPGPQQVFKQYAQLTGFQALPPLFSLGYHQCRWSYNDEADVRAVDAGFDHHDIPYDAIWLDIEHTDGKRYFTWDPVAFPNPSGLQRHLEDKKRKLVVISGPHIKVDPDWSMYREARDGEHFVKNRDGEIYRGSCWPGESSYLDFSRADTRAWYSRCFGLDKYKGSTSSLFVWNDMNEPSVFDGPEQTMPKDAVHYGPVEGSQWREASGAKTVERRQWREASGAKPVERSQWSEASGGKTVEGSQWREASGGKTVEGSQWREASGGKTVEGRQWREASGGKPVEGSQWREDSGAKPVEGSQWSEDSGAKTVEGSQWSEDSGGKPVERRQWSEDSGGKPVERRQWSEDSGAKPVERSQWREASGQKTVEGRQWREASGGKPVERSQWREASGAKPIILLIYSDIFPVLQVPVFQRGGSVLCRAAGRVSCTADLQLLPLSITVAPSPQGLADGELYLDDGHSFRFRDRKSFSRRRFSFLSDRLICRAAGEGETFECDTVVQTLIVLGLKRKPSSVIVHVNGAEDVSAAFEFLESRSTLTVKDLELRVLTDWEIQMC, from the exons ATGGCGGAAGTGAGCCAACCCATTGTTAG TGTTATCCCTGATGATGAAGGGAAAGAAAAGTTCAAGAAGAGTGGCGATGTTGCTTTCTACAG GCGCCAGATGGAGGGCCCCAACCTGCAGCATCGAGCTCTGTTGGACACCTTGGTGCTGACGGAGACGGGGGCTCGCTTCGAGCTGTTGGAACCGGACACACAG AGCAAACTGCTTCTTTCTGTGTCACCGTGCAAAAACGACACTGTGAGGATACTAATCGATGAGATGGAGCCCATTAAAGCTCGCTACAGAGTTCCAGACGTGATTACAGGGGAGCTGCAGTGTGAACA TATAGATGAATGGTTGGACATGGACACAGACCACAAAACCAACGAAAGATTTGCGGCTGTTTCAACTGACGAGCTGAGTGCGTTGGAAAAAAGTCGCAACGAAAAGAGTACATTGGCGTCAACTACCTGGGCTGTCAAATGTCTCAAAGCGTTCTTAAAAAGCCAGGAGAAAATGGTGGATTTCGGAACAGTGTCCAAACCGGAGCTAAACAGCTTACTTCGCCAGTTTTATGGAAGT GCCGGTGAGATCCCCTCGCTGAGGAGGAGGCGCAGGGAGCCTCAGACGAACGTCCACTGGCTGTCAGAGAGCGGCCTGATCGACTGCCTGGTTCTGCTGGGGCCCGGTCCACAGCAGGTCTTCAAACAGTACGCCCAGctcacag GGTTTCAGGCCCTCCCCCCTTTATTCTCTCTCGGGTACCATCAGTGCCGCTGGAGCTACAACGATGAGGCCGACGTGAGGGCGGTGGACGCTGGATTCGATCACCACGACATCCCGTACGACGCTATCTGGCTGGACATCGAGCACACGGACGGGAAGCGGTACTTCACCTGGGACCCCGTGGCCTTCCCAAATCCATCCGGCCTGCAGCGCCACCTGGAGGACAAGAAGAGGAAG TTGGTTGTGATCAGTGGCCCCCACATTAAGGTGGATCCTGATTGGTCGATGTACCGCGAGGCAAGAGACGGAGAACACTTCGTTAAAAACAGAGACGGGGAGATTTATCGAGGCTCCTGCTGGCCGG GTGAGTCCTCTTACCTGGACTTCAGCAGAGCAGACACTCGAGCGTGGTACTCCAGATGTTTCGGCCTGGATAAATACAAG GGATCGACGTCCTCGTTGTTTGTGTGGAACGATATGAACGAACCGTCTGTATTTGACGGGCCGGAGCAGACGATGCCGAAAGACGCAGTGCATTATGggccagtggagggaagccagtggagggaagccagtggagcgaaGACAGTGGAGCGAAgacagtggagggaagccagtggagcgaagccagtggagcgaagccagtggagcgaagccagtggagggaagacagtggagggaagccagtggagggaagccagtggagggaagacagtggagggaagccagtggagggaagccagtggagggaagacAGTGGAGGGAAgacagtggagggaagccagtggagggaagccagtggagggaagccagtggagggaagacagtggagcgaagccagtggagggaagccagtggagcgaaGACAGTGGAGCGAAgacagtggagggaagccagtggagcgaagacagtggagggaagccagtggagcgaaGACAGTGGAGCGAAgacagtggagggaagccagtggagcgaaGACAGTGGAGCGAAGACAGTGGAGCGAAGCCAGTGGagcgaagccagtggagggaagccagtggaCAAAAGACAGTGGAGGGAAgacagtggagggaagccagtggagggaagccagtggagcgaagccagtggagggaagccagtggagcgaagcca ATAATCCTCCTTATTTATTCAGATATATTCCCTGTGCTTCAGGTCCCTGTGTTCCAGCGGGGAGGCTCGGTGCTCTGCAGGGCCGCAGGACGTGTTTCCTGCACCGCTGACCTGCAGCTGCTGCCCCTCTCCATCACTGTGGCCCCCAGCCCCCAG gGTCTCGCTGACGGAGAGCTCTATCTGGACGACGGGCACTCCTTCAGATTCAGAGACAGGAAGTCCTTCAGCCGGCGGCGCTTCAGCTTCCTGTCCGACCGTCTGATCTGCCG TGCTGCAGGTGAGGGGGAAACATTTGAGTGTGACACCGTCGTTCAGACGCTCATTGTCTTGGGACTGAAGAGAAAACCGTCCTCTGTGATCGTACACGTGAACG GTGCTGAAGACGTCTCGGCTGCGTTTGAGTTCCTGGAGAGCCGCTCCACGCTGACGGTGAAAGACCTGGAGCTCAGGGTGCTGACGGACTGGGAAATACAGATGTgttaa
- the LOC117467732 gene encoding zinc finger MYM-type protein 3-like has protein sequence MKDNEFTTSNNVFSGLIKSLRRAGQDKTEHHPAITNEDLEILRKSRAMDPNTPRGLLNKVWFDTQLHFGRRGKEGLRKLTPQSFVVKRDSAGTKYVTMAFNEETKNHKCHNDRERQNRRGAMFEEPGNALCPVASFEAYLSTLPESAKAFYHHPRKSVKPGDAVWYSMEPLGVNSLGSMMTRISEEAGTATRYTNHCVRSTSDSGWRRQGWRPEK, from the exons ATGAAAGACAATGAGTTTACCACCTCAAATAACGTGTTCTCCGGACTCATCAAGTCACTCAGAAGGGCTGGGCAGGACAAAACTGAACACCATCCCGCTATCACCAACGAGGACCTCGAAATCCTGAGGAAGTCCCGGGCCATGGACCCAAACACACCACGGGGCCTCCTCAAcaag gtGTGGTTCGATACCCAACTGCATTTCGGAAGAAGGGGAAAGGAGGGCCTGAGGAAACTCACTCCACAATCTTTCGTTGTTAAACGAGATTCTGCAG GCACCAAATATGTGACGATGGCATTTAACGAGGAAACTAAAAATCATAAATGCCACAACGACAGGGAGCGCCAGAACAGGAGAGGGGCAATGTTTGAGGAGCCGGGCAATGCCCTTTGCCCGGTAGCTTCGTTCGAGGCCTACCTATCAACACTGCCTGAATCAGCAAAGGCTTTCTACCACCATCCAAGGAAGTCGGTGAAGCCTGGGGATGCGGTGTGGTATAGCATGGAGCCCTTGGGGGTGAACAGCCTGGGGTCCATGATGACCCGCATTAGTGAAGAGGCTGGCACTGCTACGCGTTACACCAACCATTGCGTCAGAAGCACCTCAGACAGCGGCTGGCGGAGGCAGGGTTGGAGGCCAGAGAAATAA